AAATAAGGACGCGATTCATCTCACGCTTATTTGAGAAAATAAAGCTTGAGGCTTCTCGCGGTTAAGCTAAGTTGTAACCAATTATTGAAATAAGCTATCAGTTTTCATCGAGGATCTAATCTAATTAGTTGTCCTGATGAGCGATCGGTGAGAATATAGATTAAACCATCAGGACCTGTACGTACATCTCTAACTCTTTGATTGATGGGAATCTGTTCTTGATTAATAACATTACCTGAGTCGTCTAACTCGATTCTGTGGACACTTTGAGAAACTAATCCACCTGCGAGTAAATTTCCTGACCAATTAGCAAAGCGATCGCCATAGTAAACCGTTAATCCTGAAGGGGCGATCGCAGGAGTCCAAACCTCCCGAGGATCGATCATCCCTGGTAAAGATTGATGAGCAGAAACAGGCTCACCTGTGCTATATTCTAAACTATGAGAAACTTCTGGCCAACCGTAATTCTCTCCAGGTTTAAGTAAATTTAATTCATCTCCTCCCCTTGAACCATGTTCAGTTGACCAAATCCGATTATTAACTGAATCAAAGGCTATCCCTTGAATGTTACGATGACCATAACTCCAAATCAGTGGATTTACTCCTGATTCTCCCACAAAGGGATTATCACTAGGAATTGAACCGTCATCATTGATACGTATCACCTTTCCTAGATAACTCTGTAAATTTTGTGCTTGTTCTCTAATCAGTTGTCCTTCTAATTGTAGGGGGGGATTACCTCCATCTCCAATGGTTACTAACATCGTTTCATCGGGTAACCATAAGATTCGAGAACCAAAATGTTGACCACCTGTTTTAGGTTGATCAACCGCAAAAATAGTCTCTAGGTTTTCTATTTCTACTCCATTAAATACACCCCTAGCGACTTTTGTCTGATTGGTTGTTTCTGTACCATCAGCATAGGTAAGATAAATATAACCATTTTCAGCAAAACGGGGATGAACTGCAACATCTAATAATCCTCCTTGTCCTAATGCTAGAACTCGGGGAACTCCTGAAATAGGATCTAGATCTAATTGACCATCTCTAACTATTCTTAATCTTCCTGGACGTTCAGTAATTAGTATCTCTCCAGTTGGTAACCAATCCATCCCCCAGGGATGTTCTAAACCCTCTATTAAGGTAACTTGAGTAAAGTTTTCACTAGCTGAATAACTCCCAAAAGTTATCACTATTAATAAAGTAGTTAAAGTAATAAGTATCCCGCGCCAAATTACAGCAATTTTCATATAATCTCCTTAACTAGATAAACTTAATCGAGAACCTTCACTGGTTTTATAGACTTCAATATGGTTTTGAAACGCTTCTTTAAACTGCTGCATATGAGTAACGGTTAAGATACAAGCAAATTCAGAAGCAATAGCATTAATAGCTGCAATTAAACGATCACAACCATCTTGATCTTGTGTCCCAAAACCTTCGTCAATTACTAATAATTGTAACGATGTTCCCGATCTTTGTGTTAATAATTTTGACAAGGCTAAACGAATAGCAAAGTTAATCCGAAATGCTTCCCCACCAGAGTAGGTTTCATAGGGTCTTTTTCCTCGACTATCATGAATGTTGATATCTAGGGTTTCGTTGATTTTATCTGAAGTTCTATTGGTTTTCTGGGTGACAAATTCTACGTGTAATTGATTACTGGTTAATTTAGCTAATATTTGATTAGTTTGTGCTTCTAAATAAGGTATAATATTCTCGATCATTAGCGATTGTATCCCTTTTTTGCCAAAAGCTATTATTAATTCATCGTAAATTCTTTGTTGCTTCTGTAGAGTTTTTAGTTTTTCTCGTTTTTCTATCTGCTCTTGTTCTGCTATAGTTATCTGGTTTTGTTTTTCGGTTAAACTTCCTTTTTCTGTTAAGAAATGATTGAGATGTTTATGTTTATTATCTTTTTCTTTGTCAAGATGATTGATTGGTTCTGTTGTGTCTTCAATAGCGTTTATTTGCGTCTGTAAATCGG
This genomic window from Gloeocapsa sp. DLM2.Bin57 contains:
- a CDS encoding PQQ-dependent sugar dehydrogenase, encoding MKIAVIWRGILITLTTLLIVITFGSYSASENFTQVTLIEGLEHPWGMDWLPTGEILITERPGRLRIVRDGQLDLDPISGVPRVLALGQGGLLDVAVHPRFAENGYIYLTYADGTETTNQTKVARGVFNGVEIENLETIFAVDQPKTGGQHFGSRILWLPDETMLVTIGDGGNPPLQLEGQLIREQAQNLQSYLGKVIRINDDGSIPSDNPFVGESGVNPLIWSYGHRNIQGIAFDSVNNRIWSTEHGSRGGDELNLLKPGENYGWPEVSHSLEYSTGEPVSAHQSLPGMIDPREVWTPAIAPSGLTVYYGDRFANWSGNLLAGGLVSQSVHRIELDDSGNVINQEQIPINQRVRDVRTGPDGLIYILTDRSSGQLIRLDPR